The genome window aatgtgtttgacagTAAAATCATTTATTACTTAATCCCATGTGACATGTAAACATACAAATTTAACCATCGTCTTTATCACAAACTATCCAAAACGATCCagttccattaaaaaaaaaaaacgaatgcAACTTATAAATATTGCACAGCTGATTATGATGGAGAATAGACAGTTTTGCAGATCAGTTTTGTTACAAAAtggctttaaaaaataatcttgatGCTGATCAATTCACAGTAGCAGAGTTAATACTTCACTTAACCTTTAAACTTCCCTTTGTGCATTTTGAAGCTGATTCAGCAGCTCTTGTTCCCTCACTCTGCATCCAGGATCTGACCCTTGTGCGCTTGTTGGCTGTGGGCCTGCGCTTTGGGACTATCTAGTGTTGTCTGTGGTGGTGGGAGGGGGGACTCTTCAGGGAGTTTGGGCTGTGGAGGGGGGTCGAGGTGTAACTCAGTAATCCCTGGCTGCTGTGGATTACTGATAGCTAGGTTTGGACATGTTTGGCACAGGTGATCTATCTGCATAGTGTGATATCATGAATTCCACAGATTTAGGATAGTCCTTAACATGGCTTACTCTACACTCAAATGTGCAAACAGAGCAGtagaagaagtactcagatctttgaCTTTAAAGTAGCAACACCACAGTGTAAAATACTCTTAAACTAAGTCCTGCATTTAACATTTTACAttagtaaaagtacaaatattagcatcaaaatatacttaaaataCCACAAGTAAAAGAACTTTAATTATAGTACTGGATGATACTGTGCACATTAATGTTGCAAAGGTTGGGCTCATTTTAAACCCTTTGAGTAGCTTGTAAATTTCCCCCTGGGCATCGAGCAAGTCTCATCTGAGCCTATAAAAAAGCTACAACTTAAGTCGTAAATTATGTAAGACGTAAAAAGTAATATATTTGCCTTTGAAATGTAGTGCAGGAGAAGAcaatacacaaaaacactttCTATCACTGCATACAGAGATACTTCAATTACTTCAAGATTGACTTCCTATCATTAACTACAAAATAACAAACCTTTATTCTGTGCGATCGAGGATGAACGATATCTGTAGATCTAAAACACTTCTAAAATCAAGACTAGGTTATATCTGTCACCTCCCTTTGTAATCTTCTGAAATAAACATATTGCACGCACGCTTGAAATGTTTTAGAGCAACTGAGGAATTTGAGAATTTGATTTTATGGGAGCACTGTAACCTGCAGTGTGCCATTAGAGCTactgaaatgaaaacaatcaaaatGGAAATGTACGGCACTTCTTTGGTGCTGatttctctgtgtttaaaatgtacCAAATCACATAAGAAAATCAAGTATCGAACCTTGTTTCATTACACCATGTCTATAAATGTCAGGAGACCAGCAAAAGGTTAGTTTTTAGGGCCAGCAAAGATTTGACAAAGCCCAAGTTTCCGCTCTCTAATTATTAGGACAGAAGAGGTTTTATAGTCATCAGTCAGTCAGGAGGAGGTTGATTCTTCATCCTGTGGTCTCAGTCACTTTGGTGTGATTAGGAAGAATGCCATTGCTGAGCTCGGCAGCTGCCCCATCACTGTGTTAAGATCAAAAGTCTCTCCCAGCACCACACATGGACATGATGGATGTCTCTGTGTCGGAGCTGTTCACCTCACACAGTCACAACATAATGCACTTTAGCTCTCTGACAGGGTCCTGCTCTGTGCCTCCCTTTACGTCAGGATGCTGTGGAGTCTCTGTGGTCTCTCCTGCGGTCTAAACATTGCAGGGTCCTAGAAAGACAAATGGTGAATCATTAGTgttgtttccaccaaacagaCTGGCTCACTTCAGTTCGTTATACATTAGAACGgctatttttgtgttttctattGTCAGAAGTTGGGGATGGTACCAATATGATATACCTAGCACACTAATCATgttaaaggtggagctagaaacactgcaacCAGTTGATTCTTCAAGATAGAATCATCACTCTTGCTCGACAAGGACTCagtgcacaaacctgctattttttaaTATTCTATCGATTGTGACAAAGACTGTAAACACTCCAGCctggtcttttttgttttgaaaatgttggcgtgcaatCCCATTGTGTGGACAATCCACGAGGTGCAGATGCTGCTCTGCATCGCTCTTTTAAGACAAAATACAACAAGAGATGGATGGAGCAGTGATGCCGCTATCCGCTAACAATTGACTGATCTAGAGTTTAGGTACATGTCTATGCGGGTTACATACTGGTTCTGAGGGTACCATACCGAAACTgtttgctggaaatgcagctgtTTATTTTGCTCTTCTTAAAAGGAGTGGAAAGGAGTAGAAATGTTCATTTGGCCGATGAGGCAAGAGCGAACTCACCCGATTATTCCTGCAGGGATTAAGAGGATGATGGCAGCAAGAAGGAAAGGGAAGCCCTTCATGAAGTACAGTGTGGCTGGGTAGAGGGCGTTGAAGACACCGCTGCCCACCAGAAAACACAAGCTCTCAACACAGGCAACAGTGGCAAACAGGGCACCTGGGAGAgagtacaaacacacatgtatgtattagggtgtctacaggtatcagacacttaaatctAATGCTTCGTAAGACTTTTTTGAAGATACTTTTTAACCAGATTTAAGACTGAATTAAAGAATTGTAAcgtcagaaatgtggactttcacacagCAGATCTTGACTCCTTCTCACAAAAATCAGttaaaagatggataaaatGTGTGTGACAATTAAGACCACATAAATCAAAATGTAAGTCTATTTAACTACAAGACATTAAAGGGGACATCAATAGGGAACTGCAGACCTCCTGTACATAAATGCTTCAGGTCCCTGATGACAAAGGGACATCTGCTTCAAATTAAACTGCACTGTAGCATCATACTGATCTAATTATAACAATTAAAGCTTGCTGACAACACAGCTGACACACTGAGCCAGCTCTCATTTCCAGATGTGTCCTAACCATTTACTACAATTACTTCTACATTTCTTCTACATGCAATCTTCATATCACTGCAAAGTTGGCTCAAGTTGGTTTTTTGACACACAGGCAGTATTTGTACATGCTTGGTGACTGACCTTGTTCTGATGGGTCCACCAACTTGGACAGCTTTGACCTGATCACAGGCGTCGCAGCCATGAAGAGGAAACACAGGCCATAACCTGGTGACAGACAAATTAAAGAATTTGAACTTTGATATGAATTAAGAACTCAGACAGTTAAGTATTAGCTAAAGAGGTACATTGTACACTGTGAAACAACATTAACACACAGTGACCATTGTTAATATTGTAAGTTATATGTATGCATTTGTTCTGGCATGAATACTCCATTTATTATTGTGCAACCACTTTACAATCTCTGAACACCACACTCCGCTGCACGGTTAAACCCTTGAGGATGTTAATTATTCTCCGCAGGCTACAAGCAGAGTTTTTTATTGCCTGGTGTCCAAGGTTGCCTGTTCGCACACAGCCTGGTCAGTCTGACACTTGCTGAGCTGCACTCTTGACAGCATCTGCCTGATAATGTGGTATTATTTTCACCTGTGGCTGAAAAAACGTGCATGCTTGCAATCTTTTCAGTAGAGCTGATAAAGCACAAACTACAAGGATAATGAAAGTAAAAAGATCATATTAAATATCAGTGTAATGTCAATAAATGGTGGTTGATGAATATACTCTGTGATTTTACTGCTAGGTACAATCCCAGGAAAGGATTTTAGTTGGTCACATATGCTGTCATGAATGCTCTATAATGCTTAGATGAACGAGTAACCTTGAAATCATCTTTTCTTTATGAGCAGAAACTTTTTAGACAGAAAACTATAGGTTGAAACACTCAATTTTAATTGTTAACAAAACATCTGGAGGTCACTAACTCTCCAGATTCCTCAcctgtgaacatgagctgcgTGGTGTTAGCCACAGAGAAGACCACCAGCCCGATGATATTGGAGGCCAGACCCACGAGAGCCACCCAGGAGTCCTCCAGGCAGCGCTGCATGATCTTCAGCCCCAGCAGACTGCTCAGATAGGCCAGGTGCTGAGCTGCTGATCCGTAGCCAATGAGGGCCGGCCCCCAGCACAGTGGCGAGCTCAGCTCATACAACACGTACAACTCCCTGCTGCCGAAGTGTATGGTCACCACCAGGAAGAAACACAGCATATAAAGCCATAGCTTGCATCTGTGAAGTCTTCCACCCGcctcgctgctgctgcctcctgtCGAGAAGAGGTGCCAGACAGCTTTATGGTGGCGGCACGTGAGGAGCCTGGCACTTGGGTCTGGCAGGACAGACTCACGGACAAACAGGTAAGCGTACAGAGCCGAGGCCAAGTTAGTGACCAGGACCAGCCAGAATGGATTGATGTAGctaaatggaaacacaaaaatataatgGCAATGATAACTGATTCAGATTGCAAAGATTTCAATTTGATGACACTTTTTTACACATCTCTTACCCTTGTGCCCGCCGCCACTGCCCACCGATGATGCTTGCTAGCATCCCTGACAGACCCAGACAAGCTTCCAGGACTGCCACCCTAAAGGTGCGGGACTCTCTGTCGCTGACATCAGCCACATAAGAAAAGCAGCCGGCCAGGATGGCGTTGAAATCCCCTGAAAGGCCACTGAGCAGCCTGCCTACTAGGAAGTAGACCACAGGCAGCTTCAGGTACATCACCACTAAATAAACCACAGCTTGGAGGGCCAGGCCTAGGTTGGGGATGATGAGGACTGCTCTGCGACCTGCGTGGTCACTCCATGAGCCTAGCAGAGGCACCACCAGCAGGCCTACAGAGAAGCCCCCAAGACTGATGTACAGGTTCCAGTGGGCTGTCAAGGTTTCCAcctcctggaaaaaaaaacccaagtgTAATCTAGTCAATTTAGTGAACAGGAGTTTAAGAGACTGACACTATTACAGTTTGGTCCCCTAACCCACCCATAATCACATTTACCTTGCAGCCTAGGTGTAATTTGGTCCCTAACTAAATGTGTATGACAGATCATCAGGCTTCTGGTGAACAGGAATGAAAACTGCTGATCAATGCACCGGCTATTACCGGCCCAAAATGTGCATGTTCATCATTCCAATGTGCTTAGTTTCAACTTATGACTGCTGTTCCTCTTTGTCGCAATCGTCCAAAAAgcattgtggttgttttcctATCTACACACCTGCATTTTAGGCACGGATGATTCATCCTCTTTGGATCTCTATACTTAacataaaacttcagttaaaagccCAGTTCCTTTTACTGGCcgagtgtggctacacattttgataaatacaggcctgtctcagttagaagcctggtctggttgccaagcagttcaatTTTCTATTAGTTCTTTGGGTGATTAAAACGAGATTGTTGACTACCCACTGGAGCTAATGTTAGATCCCGAATATAGAGataaatattgaacttttgtcaatatgacGATGCTACATAGTGTTAGCTCCATTAGATTCTCCACAGTTCAATCGTTTGGTTCGTTTAGTTCATTCAGATTTAGCGGCATGCCGAAAAAAATaacaagtggtgactcccttccTTTTAGCTGTCTTAAAGTCAGAGTATGTGTCATATTCCCcctagtctgtaagggtccaccaatcaaaagaatcaaaagggtttttcataaaatttaatccaagttatgaatattgttttaacaagacaaagtggtgttgtgtcagtatgccaGGTGCTGTAATCCTCTCTGACGCCCTGTCTGttagagctagatcaaatgaatgattcatatttgatatgTTATTcgaagcctaatttttacactggttcaaataaacaatttgattgtagtTTTATGCAATAGGAATTAAAGGCCTCCCCAAAATATAAGCCTggtgagttcagtgatttaagcaaataacaGCCCGGGGTATTAACTGAAGTTCTACAGTACTCATGTCTGTCACTGTGGCCTTGCTTTTACTGTGCCACAATGATTTGTGTTTGTCATgtgttgatttttgtttgtgtattgtAAGCTTTTGTGGTGAATGTTCAGCGGCTTGTAATGTAACACCATTACTCTACTCTTTTACTGGACCTGCATGCAGCTCTTTTGGGGCGCCAGGTGCTCAGGCTGTAGGGACCTAGGtcgggaaccagagggtcgccatCTCAAGCCCCTGTCTGGAACacatatggagtgtggactggtaggtggagaggtgccagctcaCCTCCTGGGCAGTGGGCTCCCAACTGCTTAGAgcacctgtccatgggcagccctcTCTCTCTGACATCTCTGTGTGTAGTTCCTGATTATGCATCagtgtgtatatgacaaaagTTAAAAACTGGATTTCCCCTTAAGGATTAATAAAGCATGTCTCCTTCTTCTTGATACCtcttttaactttattattatattttctaaGGGTACAACACCTGTCCTGGGGCTACATAAGACAAACAGCACTCTGACTATGTTCCTGTTCATTAACTAAGAAGTGAAATCCAGCCTGTTGGTTCACACTGACTCTGACTGTAATTATCTGCACCTGGCATGTGATTAATTAGTGTACCTGAGCAGCAGCTGTGGCTGTCAGAGGAGATAACATGATTTACCTGTCAGCTTCCtgttaacaaaacattttaaatggctGTCAGCGGGTCAGATAAACAGGAGTAAACGCTTTCTAACATTAACCCTTTAGAGACATGGACTACCGTTTGCAGGGGGTCCGGCGGCACGGAGCCGTTGCTGCACCCGGAGCTCTTGGAGCCGTTGTAGCCGAGGTCCTCGCTGATGCGGTCCCACAGATACTGTGTGGACAGAGGCGCCTGAAGGGCCAGAGAAAACATGGACAGGAACATCACCGGCTCCACAGACACCGGCAGCGAGCATGGGAACGGCGGTCTAACGGAGCGGGTGGTCGGTACATCAGCGTCGTCTTTGTGGCCACTTGACCCGTTGGTGTCGTCGTCAGTTGATGTGGAGCTGAGCACGTCTCCGGGGAGGATGGCCGCGGTGTCCGGCTCGTCCATGTCGACCCCAGTCCACTGTGAACATTAACTGTATTGAGTTGCTCTGTGTAGCggtgtagctagctagctgaacATGCTAACGCTAGCTTGTTGACGCTGCTAACGTCCCAGTGTGATGAAACTAGGCAGAAGGTAACAACACATCCACCAGCTCAGCAGAAGCGATGCTGGGACGTGAACCCAGCACCATCGTGTGGACAAAGTGGTGAACTACACCTTTTTATTCTTTACAAGACTAATAAAGGGGAGGCCGGGGATGGTTGTAGCAACACTTGCACCAAAAAGTGATGACCTTTGAGTCATAATGCATTTCTATTAGCTGACCTTGCATGTGAAACTTCATAGTTGTGTAAAGAAGTGTGCAGATTTTACAGCCAAAGCAATGTTGTTCAATTGTGAAAGTAATTTCTAGGACCAAGTCTATATTTTGATTAGTACtaattaggggtgtaaatcaccagcttcatcacgatacgatattatatcgatttgtttggatgatGATACAATGTTTaccgatatcacaaagtctgtcacgatacgattttgattcaattcgattcaggagcctgcgatcgatatgacgTGATATCATATGccctcacaaaaacaactagaatatgatttgaccattttatttctaagctctgtttgttgtttgagcggaggcgcgcttgcccagaaatggtgacacagacgtgctatgtgaatttcaaaataaatgtgtatctttaagatgacgatatggatcaatgttttcattttgcatcgatataatcggattgttaatcaatgaatcgatggatcgatgtatcgttacacccctagtactGATACTGTTGAAACTAGAACTATGTAACTTGTATTAAATCAGAGAGTAGTCTTTTTGGTAAAATGTgtggtattttatttttgcaaagtCTTGGGGCTGACCCAAAACTGTAGAAAGATAAAGATGAGATGTAAAACTGCGCCTGcttagggcaacaaaaaagtttgtctTGCACTCCCTTTACACCTGGCATTAACATGCATTTTGTGTGATTGGATTGCAGTCGCATAATGCTTGATCCCAtacatttacacctggtattaacataaGTCTCCGGTGTCCGCATCCAGATCCTTCCCACTGatgtcacaacaacaataaaaacaacaacaacgactCCTTGTTTTTCAGAGCAGACACTTCGTCTCACCGTTTACTCCATCCTCGGCTATCATccatgttttctttatgttgGCAGTCGCTACCTGGTgagggttgttgttgttgtcttcttCCTTCTTCCTGTGTCCAGCTGGCGCACCTTGCCTACGTATTTTTGCCCACAGAGTTGTTGCATGTGGATTGGAGACGcatttgcatttacacttgtgtCCGATGTGGtcaggggcggactgggactaaaaaacagccctggactttgactCGGCCCAGCCCACAACAACCGGTGCGCATAAGGTATgcgcttccttcttcttcaattTGATTGGTGGCCGGCCAGCTCATAGATATCTATGCCAGCTGGCATCCAGTTTAAAGGCTgccacctagcggactggacgtggaacagtagattatcagggagaaaaaagaaaaaaaacagcaacaaaaaaaaaacggtgaTGACTGCGTAGCGGCCGCCTGCCGTCCTGGGGTACCGGCCgttctgtgattctccagaacctccagatggccagtccgcccctggATGTGGTCACAATGCGTCCCTGACCACCTTCAGAAGTGGTTTGGCAGATCAGATAACAATCCATCCTCAATGCGTTTCAAGCGTATTTACACCTGTACTTTCATGTGGTCAAGAGCAATCCGATTGCAATCCGATCACAAAAACTGATGTTAATGCCAAGTGTAAAGGGGGTATTGCGTGCCTCGGCACAATAGACAACCAAGAAAGGATGGCAGAGGAGATCcccacacaccaacacacctggGCTGGGCAGCCACgaaaaaaggttcacaggctgagatcagtgccaaaaaatgtcagtttattCAGAATACGTGCACAAGAAGAAGGCTGctcagaaaataataaaaactgaataaaagacAGCAGCAAACCTTTCAGTCCCTGACTTCAGAGGGTCTGATGTTTCGAAGCCTGTCTTATTGTCCCTCCAGTGTAGTCTTAAACACTGGAATCCACCTattaaataaacacaatgtATTTTTAACTCTATAATCTCAATAAATACTGGGGTGGCATGgcagtgcagtggttagcattgtcacctcacagcaagagggctcctggctcgaacccagggtggggtaGCCCCCCCGGTGCAGAGCTGCATGCTCCCCCATGGCAGTGTGGGCCCTCTCCAAgtactccagtttcctcccacaaCCAGTTTAGAAAAATGGGGTGAAAGTTATTGGCTTATTTGATGCTCATTGATCTACAGAAAAAAGTGAAATGAGCCAAAATTGACCTATAAagcattatctttttttttgcatctgtaGTCCCCTGCTAGATGTTTAAAAGGCACTCTAGAAATAGCTAGAATATtacatatttataaaatataccTGTATATAAATTGATAAATATCACACACGTCATGTAGTGGAGGGCAGGAATAGCAGAGGACAGATAAAAGACAGACAAGATAGCAGCAGAAGACAATGTGTTTTGATAGTCAGTTTTGTAAATGTCACAAAGAAACCAACAGCTGCTATTTGAAGTACTTTATGAGGAAGGCACATTTGACACGCTCGCTTGACAAATTGCAAATAAATGTGGTTAATTTTACTCAATTCCCTGGAATCCACTGACAGTTAACGAGAATTACCAAGCTGAACACACCCTACTGCTGCATTCATGAAGGCGGCCTACACTTTGAAATTCTTGGCGCGAGTTCAGTTTTGTAGTTAATAATTGCTTGTTGATGGATAATTCTCTTATGTGTGTACTAATCCTCCAGTTAGTAACTAAATCTGTTCTCAATCATCTGAGACTCTACACCAATGTAAGAAAGACACTAACAACTCTGTTCTTCGGAAAATTCTTTTTCATGTAAGAATACACCAAAAATTAAGATACCAAACAAAATGTTATTATCATGGTAATCGCTGGTTatagatgatgatgataaactTCATATATATAGCTTAATTCATAAAAATGGATGTCTGATATAAGCCAACACTACGAAAGCTTCAGAGAAGAACTGAAATATTTGGAGGAGCATGGAaagcatgtttttatttatttatttttttcaataaaaatatatcaGATTATAAGGATAAGATCTCTTTCTATGTATAGTGAGGTAGGTTGGTGAAGGTTCTAGACcagaaaaattatatttttgtaaaatgatggcaggaacaaaaacacattgtgaTGACAATAAGACCACATGTCTTTCTGTTTGCTCCACAGGTGAGAGTTAACAAGATGAACACCTGTATGCAGCGACCCTTTCAGGGGCAGGGCTGGGGAAAAGAAAAGGTACCTCCACCACCTTCACAGGTATACTCTAGACTTTTATGTAACAAATCAGTGGAATGCTCATTTCTATAATTTCTTTAATTAATGTGGAGAGATTCTTGAAGTCAGCAGTGTTTAATGGTTTTACATGAGGTTTGATGCTGACTCAGGATCCCTCTGACAAGTAGGGGTCggggaaaaaatcgatacagggtagtatcacatttttttgtgtgtggcaatatcgtatcgtcacacaTTGCCAAGCAtcgatttttttattataaaagtCGTTAACATTACACATACAAATTAATtaaggtagcctactagaatgaTATAATCAAATGCGTTTTTAGTCCActggatacattttgctgctgcaaaaaaaaaaatggctgaggtGTAATGAACAGAGTGAAACTTTATCTTGTTAGATAAAACAGAcgttgacaaagtttttctttggggacataatttagagttgaaaaaaggtaatatgctcggagtagagctgctgctccttcgtgttgaagggggtcagttgaggtggttcgggcatctgatcaggatgcctcctggtcgcctcctgttagagatgTTCTGAGCACGTCCCActagtaggaggccccggggcagacccagaacacgctggagggactacacatgccatctggcctgggaacaccttggggtcccccaggaggagctgggaagcgttgctggggagagcgATGTCTGTGGTGCTTtacttggcctgctgccccgcgacccggccccagataagcggatgaaaacaGTTGAATGGATTGATGGACTCAGCATATtgtaacacatttaaaattgcaataatattgtattgtgacgtaagtatcatgataatatcctatcatggatcctctggtgattcccacccccaCTGACCAGTGGTAAGTGCAGACAGGGCACTTTGGGGAAAGCAGTGCAAGCCTCTTAAATCTGGCCTCTGTTAAGATGTTAGTGATTATGTCATTATGGGACATTCCCTCGTTGTCCagataaaaaaacagcaatttgtaaatgtgttatttttttaaataattttttctGCTATTTAAAAAGAGTATTATGTGCCTCAAACACAAGAGTCCGCCCTGCGCTCCTGTGACTGTTTATTTTCCGAATcttttgttgtctaaatgtggaaaataaaggaaaaacttTGTTgcagtatttaattttttaactaTACAAACTACACATATTTCAGAATTATTCTATTTACAGATATAAGAGTTTATTGTTTTACCTTTGTGATGTACCTTTTTATGTGTCACTTGAactatacattttaaaaaatgatcttTGATCACTTTGGATGTCAAAAGTGGAAAGAAATATTTCATAGCTCAACATAAAACCACtctaaaagcaaacaaagattTAACTCCAaggtcacacagtgccaaatgTTGCATCTACAGATGTGTAAACAAATGACCCTTAAGAGAATTTTGTATAGGCAAAAATATTATGTGGTATCTCTGTTTACAGTCTTA of Epinephelus lanceolatus isolate andai-2023 chromosome 4, ASM4190304v1, whole genome shotgun sequence contains these proteins:
- the slc46a1 gene encoding proton-coupled folate transporter, with protein sequence MDEPDTAAILPGDVLSSTSTDDDTNGSSGHKDDADVPTTRSVRPPFPCSLPVSVEPVMFLSMFSLALQAPLSTQYLWDRISEDLGYNGSKSSGCSNGSVPPDPLQTEVETLTAHWNLYISLGGFSVGLLVVPLLGSWSDHAGRRAVLIIPNLGLALQAVVYLVVMYLKLPVVYFLVGRLLSGLSGDFNAILAGCFSYVADVSDRESRTFRVAVLEACLGLSGMLASIIGGQWRRAQGYINPFWLVLVTNLASALYAYLFVRESVLPDPSARLLTCRHHKAVWHLFSTGGSSSEAGGRLHRCKLWLYMLCFFLVVTIHFGSRELYVLYELSSPLCWGPALIGYGSAAQHLAYLSSLLGLKIMQRCLEDSWVALVGLASNIIGLVVFSVANTTQLMFTGYGLCFLFMAATPVIRSKLSKLVDPSEQGALFATVACVESLCFLVGSGVFNALYPATLYFMKGFPFLLAAIILLIPAGIIGTLQCLDRRRDHRDSTAS